The stretch of DNA AAATACTCTGAGGTGGGAATATGAAGGAGGAGCAAAAAAGAGAAGTTCACACAGAGATTTATTAGAGAAAATAGTAGAAGAAGTTCTATTGATCAAGTAAGGATTAGTCAAGACACATTCACCCAAAAATGTAAAGGCAGAAGGCTTGGAAACATAAGGAATGAGGAGCTACATTTGATAAATGTTGGCATTTCTTATCAATCACACCATTTAGTTTTGGTGCCTCGACATAAGATTTTTTATCAATAACTCCTTTGGACTCATAAAAGAAGTGGTTGAAATATTTCACATTTAAGATAGTGgctaaaatagaagaaatagaAAGTATCTCTTTTGCCTTCCCGCTTGCAAAACAACAGAGAAAACTTGTTAATTGGTGGCAAGGGCTCTattaaaataaggaaaatgctacataaCCCGCTCAATGTTACTGTTCAAAGTTACAACTTgagtatttttgtttatatttattttttgcttaatgattgatgaagtgaatattaataaagttatatatttttttaattttttcttaatagtcaaggatattaaaaaaatgtataaaaaataaaataaaataatatttactctAGCTGTATGCCCAACAATAAACGCTTGGAAGCCcgctagcattactcttaaaaaaatccGACCTTTAATATGCAAATACGAAAAAGAACTTCAACCatttaaacttaaatatttacatctctagtagtgaaatggtttgtaaatagtaatgaaataattttagttaaaatgttttattgagttttaggaaatgagagataaataactaattataaaatattataaaattaaagtattatttaaatattattttttgtttaaaatttgaaaaagttaaattatttttatattttgtttagaagtttagaaagattataatgattatatgaaaaagtaaaaaatttaaaattaaaaaatatttatatttaaataatatttggaaatgagttaagatagaTTTTCAAACGAGCCTACATTAGActtgaaattatatttaaaaagaaatgataaagaTATTGCTGCgacacaaattatatataactatcaaataaaaaataataattttttaaagctaCTTCTACTTTGGTATATTGGAATTAAAAggataaatgattttattatgcaGTCATGGATTAAAATCGTGAaccatcatttttcaaaacatggaaatgtaaacatatttccattttataatttaaaacgaGGATCACCCATGCATAAGACACAACACCTTCGTAAAACCATGCGACCTCACTCCCCCAGTGTCTACCAGCACCGTCTTCTCATTTCTAGGCCCGAAACGATGTCCTTCTCTAACCTTCTCCGCCGCTCTTTCTCCACCTCCCTCCAGCCCAAGTCCCCATCTGTCGTCAAGTCCGTCGCCGTCGATATCTACAATGACCGAAGCCTCAAACGCGTCGTCGAGAAGTTCAAGAAGTCCTCCGAGAACGAACGCTACCGCAACCGAACCCGCTTATACGAAGTAGTCCGCCGCCTCGCTTCGGCGAAATGCTTCAACTGGATCGAAGAGATTCTTGAAGACCAGAAGAAATCCAGGGATATCTCGAAAGAAGGCTTCTCGGTCCGACTCGTTTATCTCTACGGGAAATCTGGCATGTTCGAGCATGCCCAGAAGGTGTTCGACGAAATGCCGGAGAGGAACTGCAAGCGCACGGTTTTATCATTCAATGTGCTTTTGGGAGCTTGCGTGAACTCTAAGAGGTTTGATTTGGTTGATGGGATTTTCAGGGAGTTGCCTGAGAAGTTGTCCATTGAACCGAATTTGGTTTCCTATAATACGcttattaattcattttgtCAGATGGGATCGTTTGATTCGGCCGTTTCAATGCTGGATGAGATGGAGAAGAAGGGCTTGGAGCCAGATTTGATTACATTCAATACCATTTTGAGTGGGTTTTATAGGAACGGTCGGTTGTCAGATGGCGAGAAAATATGGAAGCGAATGGAGGAGAAGAATGTTGTTCCTGATATTAGAAGCTACAATGCTAAACTGAATGGTTTGGTCTTGGAGAAGAGAACCAAAGAGGCGGTTGATTTagttgaagaaatgaagaagaagtcaGTCAAGCCAGATGTGTTTAGCTTCAATGCTCTGATCAAAGGATATATTAATGAAGGGAGCTTGGAGGAAGCTAAGCGGTGTTATGAGGATATTGGGAAGAGCGACCTTTCCCCGTCTAAAAAGACTTTCGAGCTGcttcttccttttgtttgtCAAAAGGGTGAAGTGGACGTTGCATTTGAGGTGTGCAAGGACGTTTTAGAAGGGAAGCTGCTCGTTGATAGTTCGTTATTGCAGCTTGTAGTGGATGCACTTGTTAAGGAGTCTAAAATTGAGGAAGCAAAGGAGCTTGTGCTTTATGGGAAGACCAGTAGGTACTGTCGTTATAATCTGACATTGCCTCCGGATGAGTAGTACAATGTGCTTTTTCTttcggtatttttttttaattaaaactgTACTCCTATTCTTAGATAGTCTTCTTGTTTTTCCTATAGATTATGTTAGTCTATCGACTATGTTTTCTTGCTGATAGAACATCTGAACTCATGAAAAATCCATTGGGCAAGGTGTTGTTTGTAATAGATAATGCAGAATCACCATTTacattgtgaaaaataatattttgatgattgtTGAAGAAACATTCGGACCACACTGTCTAGGTGTAAGAAGGGATGTTTAAGGTACCTGAGGTCCTGAGCCACCTTGATGAGTCAGAGTTAGGCTAGAGTCCTTTTGGTTGTGAGCCTAGTGTTTATCCATGGACCAAGTTTCAGCTTCACATTGTTACGATTTCTCGTAAAtgtgacttatcaaaaaaaaaaaaaaagggatttcTCATAAATGTATGCTGCTTTGAACTCCTTTCACATTGTTCCTTCTTTCCCATTGTTTGAGTTGCAAGAGACACAAGGTAGAATTATCTTGCACATTGGAGGGATCTTGTTATCGTTTGCGCAACGCATAATAGCTAATGATTTTTGAATGCCCAAATGCCCAAATGCTGGAAGCTAGGAAATGTAATCAAGGGAAACTGgcaacataagaaaaaaatgccattaaaatttcataattaaaaaaaaaaaatcagaaatcgAGGAATGCTCCAATCCGACGAATATGAGCAACTCCCAggtattttatctatttattattattattattattttaaagagacGATATCACATGTCCAAAAGTGACCCTGGCCCACATTTATTCGAAAACATAatctcacttatggtggaggaataccaTGGCAAGATCCACACTTCACAGgatttataaatattcaaacacaacccCTCCCATGAgtcaaaaacccaaaaacactGAAAAATAACCAATATCCAAACTGAAGCAAAAGAATCTGTATAATGACTCATGAAAGACAGACCACCGTGAACCTTTTCCCGCACCAACGTGAAACCAACGTGAGACGAACATAAATGCGCAACACCAACGCCAATGTCAAACTTGAGCATTAACTCCAAACGATAAACTCCATATGGAAATTCTACCTCAATCGACCTAGCTGACCCCTTTcaacctctttcttttttactacAAGGCTCATTTCCCTCTGATAAAAGGAATTCCCAAGTGATCCATACGCAACAATCCTCGCAAATGAGGTTGTAATATTTCCGCACCAATAAAATCTTTGATGACTCCATGCGAACCTTCTTTCGCCAAAAAATCCACTGCCATATTTGCTTCTTGGAAGATATGCCTAAACCGTGCATTGAGCTCTAGAGTAAGCTCCTTgatctcctcccaaaaatcccacagGAACCAAAGTCGACAAAATCCAGATGCGAGCCAATTCATGATCACCATTGAATTCGATTCTACTATGACATCTCGCAGCATTAAAATTTTGCATAAGCGAAGACCATCAAGTAACACTCGACATTCTACCAGTCAAATCTTGGACGATCCCTCCACCCCTGCATCTCCCAGACTATTGCACGCACCACCATCTACATTAAGCTTCATCCTCCCTGTCAGTGGCAAGTTCCATTTAATAACCGTAGCTCTTTTCTTATGAATAGGAACAATCGGGATCTTTAAACTCTCCATCACTGACCTCTCATTCTttctcatatattaaattttttctagaTTGCAAGAAGCATCAGTAAGTAAAAACTTCACATTTCTAATCACATATTCTATCTTAAACACCTCACTTTCCATTCTAGCTGCACACCTAGACTTCCATAAAgcccaagaaataaaaatgggaAGAGCTCCACGGATCCACCCAACTTGAGAGTGTGACGTCGCTCGCTACCACCAAAAAGACATTGTACCCTCCCAATTTCGGATCAGTGGCAATCTTATTTGACAAAGGTTTGCAAAAAACTTCCATACCTTTTGAGCATTTGCCccctcacataaaatataattcattgTTTCCACTTGAGGCATGGTACAATAGTGGCATTTAGAGGCCAACAGGATGCCCAAGCGTTGAATAGAATCATCAGTCGACACAACTCCACGCTTTGACCTCCAAACGAAGAACGACATTTTCTTGGGTATTTCAGCCTGCCAAAGCCACTTTTTCCATTTACAAACTTGTCCACGTTGCCTAGAAATATTCCAAGCAGATTTGGTGAAGTCTCCATCCAAAGAATGCTTGCATATCAGCACATCCCTCCCCTACCGAAGCCTCACACcagattttgaaattttctgcAATACCTCAGGCGTGACTAGGCTCTAAATTTGTTCAATTTTCGGCCCCCTTTCATCAATCACTGCATCAACTAGCAAATTACAGCTGCCTACCACCCGACAAAGATTTCTTAAGGGACCATACCCCACCCAATTATCCATCCAAAAATTTCACTGCCCATTCCTCACAAGCCATCAAGAGTTCAGCATCACCTTTGGCATTACCGCTGTAATTCCCTTCCAGAGACGGGATCCTTTGTTCTCCTGACtaatgttataaatataatgttataaat from Juglans regia cultivar Chandler chromosome 4, Walnut 2.0, whole genome shotgun sequence encodes:
- the LOC108979324 gene encoding pentatricopeptide repeat-containing protein At3g13160, mitochondrial-like, producing MHKTQHLRKTMRPHSPSVYQHRLLISRPETMSFSNLLRRSFSTSLQPKSPSVVKSVAVDIYNDRSLKRVVEKFKKSSENERYRNRTRLYEVVRRLASAKCFNWIEEILEDQKKSRDISKEGFSVRLVYLYGKSGMFEHAQKVFDEMPERNCKRTVLSFNVLLGACVNSKRFDLVDGIFRELPEKLSIEPNLVSYNTLINSFCQMGSFDSAVSMLDEMEKKGLEPDLITFNTILSGFYRNGRLSDGEKIWKRMEEKNVVPDIRSYNAKLNGLVLEKRTKEAVDLVEEMKKKSVKPDVFSFNALIKGYINEGSLEEAKRCYEDIGKSDLSPSKKTFELLLPFVCQKGEVDVAFEVCKDVLEGKLLVDSSLLQLVVDALVKESKIEEAKELVLYGKTSRYCRYNLTLPPDE